One Danio aesculapii chromosome 11, fDanAes4.1, whole genome shotgun sequence genomic region harbors:
- the si:ch211-1a19.3 gene encoding uncharacterized protein si:ch211-1a19.3: MTSSKSSQTTRNVVIAFLALWSIISLIIIVVWATSPEMKGASQCRADMQDLKEKYEGAKVVWTKDRKALEELVRQGWRNQTVLQKQIDQSKEQIHALNLSLNVSLVENAILNDNITTLENKIEEYKFIEGNLTEEINLQKDLIDALEHNLTLKAQELASCEALQLASKQLQTAAEKQKQACETTKQYLQKQLNKCKNVEQHDEFHEYHVQPNDSGAQDITKSSMTLAVIVCLSLLLVP, encoded by the exons ATGACCAGCTCGAAATCTTCTCAGACTACTCGTAATGTGGTAATCGCCTTTCTGGCTCTGTGGTCAATCATCTCGCTTATCATTATTGTGGTGTGGGCCACTTCGCCTGAGATGAAAGGAGCCAGTCAGTGTCGAGCAGACATGCAAGACCTTAAGGAGAAGTATGAAGGGGCAAAAGTGGTGTGGACCAAAGACAGAAAAGCTTTGGAGGAGCTGGTGAGGCAGGGGTGGAGGAACCAGACTGTCCTACAGAAGCAAATCGACCAATCTAAGGAGCAAATACATGCTCTGAACCTTTCTTTGAATGTCAGCCTTGTAGAAAAT GCCATCCTGAATGACAACATCACCACTTTGGAGAACAAAATTGAAGAATACAAGTTCATCGAGGGAAACCTCACTGAAGAAATCAATCTGCAGAAAG ACCTGATTGACGCCCTGGAGCACAATTTGACTCTGAAGGCTCAGGAGTTGGCGTCTTGTGAGGCTTTACAGCTTGCTTCTAAACAGCTCCAAACTGCTGCAGAGAAACAGAAACAGGCCTGCGAGACCACCAAGCAATATTTACAGAAGCAACT GAATAAGTGCAAAAATGTGGAGCAACATGATGAATTTCATGAATATCATGTTCAACCTAATGACAGCGGAGCCCAGGACATCACCAAAAGTAGCATGACACTGGCTGTGATTGTTTGCCTCAGTCTGCTTTTGGTTCCAT AG